Sequence from the Natronomonas marina genome:
TCGACGGCCTCAAACTTTCCCCATCCTCCCCATCGCGCGCCCGGACTTTTCGAACCCCTTCCGGTGGGAGCGTCGGACGCCGCCGCTACCCGCGAAGCATCTCCCGGACCGACTCCAGCGCCGGCGGTTCGGCGATGAGTGCGATCCGGTCGCCGCCCTCGATGGTCGTCCGCGGCATCGGGATTGTCATCGGTTCCTTGTCCCTCCCGTGGGCGTACAGCCGTGCGTCGTCGGGAAGGTCCAGTTCGACGACCCGCTTGCCGATGACGGGCGACCCCTCCGGAATGGGGATGGTCGTCGCCGTCAGGTGTTCGGTCAGGTCCGCGAGCACGTTCAGATCGCCGCCGAGCAGCGCCGTCTTCGCGCCCGCTGCCCCGAGCCGTTCGGGATAGATGACCTCGTCGACGTCGGCGGCGTACTTCTCGTATATCTCCTGTCTGTAGTCCTCGTCGATGCGCAGCACCGTCCGACAGCCGTGGTCGTTGGCGACCATGCAGGCGGTGAAGTTGACGTTCAGGTCGGCGGTCAACGC
This genomic interval carries:
- a CDS encoding potassium channel family protein, which produces MKFVIVGYGRVGMRTTNILTSEGHEVVIVEQDPEKAQRARDDGLETIEGDGEDERVLERAGLDDTDAFAALTADLNVNFTACMVANDHGCRTVLRIDEDYRQEIYEKYAADVDEVIYPERLGAAGAKTALLGGDLNVLADLTEHLTATTIPIPEGSPVIGKRVVELDLPDDARLYAHGRDKEPMTIPMPRTTIEGGDRIALIAEPPALESVREMLRG